From the genome of Candidatus Nitrosocosmicus oleophilus, one region includes:
- a CDS encoding YybH family protein: protein MTPRDVLNSVVEGITSGDLDSLMTLYEADACFAPQPGQLVNNSESIRQCLRNFIDLKGKLDLKVKRVLQASDLALVTTEWSCSGTGPDGNPVDMYSKSTDVLRQQSDGSWKFVIDNPWGTD, encoded by the coding sequence ATGACACCCAGAGATGTATTAAATTCGGTGGTTGAAGGCATAACCTCGGGAGACTTGGATTCCCTCATGACACTCTATGAGGCTGATGCATGTTTTGCGCCACAGCCTGGCCAACTCGTAAATAATTCTGAATCCATACGTCAATGCCTGCGTAATTTTATCGACCTAAAGGGTAAGCTGGATTTAAAAGTAAAGAGGGTACTTCAAGCAAGCGATCTTGCATTGGTTACTACCGAATGGTCTTGTAGTGGAACTGGACCTGATGGGAACCCTGTCGATATGTATTCCAAATCCACAGATGTGTTACGTCAACAATCCGATGGATCCTGGAAGTTTGTCATAGATAATCCTTGGGGAACAGACTAA